From Streptomyces qinzhouensis, one genomic window encodes:
- a CDS encoding S41 family peptidase → MSDDVAYLRYPHLHDDLVCFAAEDDLWVAPLAAPGAEPGRAWRLTADRTRIGHPRFSPDGRLIAYTTWRSLDPEIHIVPVAGGESERLSYWGSFDTRVCGWGPDGHVLAVSSHGQPFSYFSWAYSVPLDGEPGGRLPWGPVSDLAVADVDGERRTLLLTGKPPHEPAAWKRYRGGAMGRLWLHGERLLAGLEGHLDCPMFVRGRIAFLSDHEGIGNLYSCRPDGSDLRRHSDHDAFYARHASSDGERVIYQCAGELWIVDDLTVPDTVPRRAAVRLGGPRTGRRTYQIPASDHVNAISVDTTGRASAVSVRGSLYWLTHRDGPARTIADTPGVRVRMPVMLGTGGRVAYVTDAGGADAVEIAYLPRATGEREPRTLAPGQLGVVRELVSDPQGKWLAVASHDGRLLLLDAADPESAEVEVEAGASGTGATGTAGGAAEVGGSGGSGGSGGSGGSGGSGGSGGSGGSGGSGGSGGEDGEGGDSETDGPDVVRLVRSLNGPVADLAFSPDGAWLAWSQPGVGRSLRQIRMARIKDRTIIDVTNGRFEDENPVFTSDGRYLAFLSWRGFDPVYDVHTGDLSFPLGCRPYLVPLSSATPSPFALLPDGRPAAGGLDPLNEPDTTPAAAAGGDGSGDDTDADTDPGAGSGPHTVVVETEGLESRVTPFPVAASKYSALHPVSGGGLVWLRWPISGALGETFVNPADTSGRPTLEHFDITKARRTELVDHLDWFAVSGDGTRLVVVDEGELRAQPATESGDGDATVYIDLRRIHHEVAPPAEWRQAYAEAGRLIRAYFWDPGMSGVDWDGILDQYRPLLDRVASPDEFADLLREAVGELGTSHAYVTPARRNEGPPHYQRPMGLLGANLVRRDEGWVVRRILPGDSSDSKARSPLAGTGIREGAVLTHVDGRPVDPVAGPFPMLSAAGGTTVELTFRTADGVSGPPGSAAASRRVAVVPLVDERPLRYQDWVAKRRGVVRELSGGRCGYLHIPDMGGSGWAQFNRDLRLEVSRPALIVDVRGNAGGHISELVVENLTRRIIGWDLTRDAEPVSYASNAPRGPVVALADEATSSDGDMITAAFKLLGIGPVVGTRTWGGVVGITGRHQLGDGTVITVPMNAAWFDGYGWSVENHGVEPDLEALRTPLDWAEGRFAGLDDAVRLALEMLEKHPAAAPPGYGDVPDRSRPPLPPRPGTGAG, encoded by the coding sequence GTGAGCGACGACGTGGCGTACCTCCGATACCCGCACCTCCACGACGACTTGGTGTGCTTCGCCGCCGAGGACGACCTCTGGGTCGCCCCCCTCGCCGCGCCGGGCGCCGAGCCGGGCCGCGCCTGGCGGCTCACCGCGGACCGGACCCGGATCGGACATCCCCGCTTCTCCCCCGACGGCCGGCTCATCGCCTATACGACCTGGCGGAGCCTGGACCCGGAGATCCATATCGTCCCGGTGGCGGGCGGCGAGTCCGAACGGCTGAGCTATTGGGGCTCCTTCGACACCCGGGTCTGCGGCTGGGGGCCGGACGGCCATGTCCTCGCCGTCTCCTCGCACGGCCAGCCGTTCTCGTACTTCTCCTGGGCGTACAGCGTCCCCCTCGACGGTGAGCCGGGCGGCCGACTGCCGTGGGGTCCGGTCTCGGACCTCGCGGTCGCCGATGTCGACGGCGAGCGGCGCACCCTGCTGCTCACCGGGAAGCCGCCGCACGAGCCCGCCGCCTGGAAGCGGTACCGCGGCGGGGCGATGGGCCGCCTCTGGCTGCACGGCGAGCGGCTGCTGGCCGGTCTCGAGGGCCATCTGGACTGCCCGATGTTCGTCCGCGGCCGGATCGCCTTCCTCTCCGACCACGAGGGCATCGGCAATCTCTACTCCTGCCGCCCCGACGGCTCCGATCTGCGGCGCCACAGCGACCACGACGCCTTCTACGCCCGGCACGCCTCCAGCGACGGCGAACGGGTGATCTACCAGTGCGCGGGTGAGCTGTGGATCGTCGACGATCTGACGGTGCCGGACACGGTGCCGCGCCGGGCCGCGGTACGGCTCGGCGGGCCGCGCACGGGCCGGCGGACGTACCAGATCCCGGCCTCCGACCATGTGAACGCGATCTCGGTCGACACCACCGGCCGGGCGAGCGCGGTATCGGTGCGGGGCAGTCTGTACTGGCTGACGCACCGCGACGGCCCGGCCCGCACGATCGCCGATACGCCCGGGGTGCGGGTGCGGATGCCGGTGATGCTGGGGACGGGCGGCCGGGTGGCGTATGTGACGGACGCGGGCGGCGCGGACGCGGTGGAGATCGCCTATCTGCCGCGGGCGACCGGGGAGCGCGAACCGCGCACCCTGGCACCGGGGCAGTTGGGGGTGGTGCGGGAGCTGGTGTCGGATCCGCAGGGCAAATGGCTCGCGGTGGCCTCGCACGACGGCCGGCTACTGCTGCTGGACGCGGCGGACCCCGAATCGGCCGAGGTGGAGGTGGAGGCGGGGGCCTCGGGTACGGGGGCCACGGGCACGGCCGGCGGGGCGGCCGAGGTCGGTGGTTCCGGAGGTTCCGGAGGTTCCGGAGGTTCCGGAGGTTCCGGAGGTTCCGGAGGTTCCGGAGGTTCCGGAGGTTCCGGAGGTTCCGGAGGTTCCGGCGGGGAGGACGGGGAAGGCGGGGACAGCGAGACCGACGGGCCGGACGTCGTCCGGCTGGTGCGCTCCCTCAACGGACCCGTCGCCGATCTCGCCTTCTCCCCCGACGGCGCCTGGCTCGCCTGGTCTCAGCCGGGCGTCGGCCGCAGCCTGCGCCAGATCCGCATGGCGCGGATAAAGGACCGGACGATCATCGATGTCACCAATGGCCGCTTCGAGGACGAGAACCCGGTCTTCACCAGCGACGGCCGCTATCTGGCATTCCTCTCCTGGCGCGGTTTCGACCCGGTGTACGACGTCCACACCGGCGACCTCTCCTTCCCGCTGGGCTGCCGCCCCTATCTCGTACCCCTGTCGTCGGCGACCCCGTCGCCCTTCGCCCTGCTGCCCGACGGACGCCCCGCGGCCGGTGGTCTCGACCCGCTGAACGAACCGGACACGACACCGGCGGCAGCGGCGGGCGGGGACGGTTCCGGCGACGACACCGACGCGGATACGGATCCGGGCGCGGGCTCCGGTCCGCACACGGTCGTCGTGGAGACCGAGGGCCTGGAGAGCCGGGTCACTCCGTTCCCGGTGGCCGCCTCCAAGTACTCGGCGCTCCATCCGGTCAGCGGCGGCGGGCTGGTCTGGCTGCGCTGGCCGATCTCGGGCGCGCTGGGCGAGACCTTCGTGAACCCGGCGGACACCTCCGGCCGCCCCACCCTCGAACACTTCGACATCACCAAGGCCCGCCGCACCGAACTCGTCGACCATCTCGACTGGTTCGCGGTCAGCGGCGACGGCACCCGGCTGGTCGTCGTCGACGAGGGCGAGCTGCGGGCCCAGCCGGCCACCGAGTCCGGCGACGGTGACGCGACGGTCTACATCGACCTGCGGCGGATCCACCACGAGGTGGCGCCGCCCGCCGAATGGCGCCAGGCCTACGCGGAGGCGGGCCGGCTGATCCGCGCGTACTTCTGGGATCCGGGCATGAGCGGTGTCGACTGGGACGGGATCCTCGACCAGTACCGGCCGCTGCTGGACCGGGTGGCGTCCCCGGACGAATTCGCCGACCTGCTGCGGGAGGCCGTCGGCGAGCTGGGTACCTCGCATGCGTACGTCACCCCCGCCCGGCGCAACGAGGGCCCGCCGCACTACCAGCGGCCGATGGGTCTGCTGGGCGCCAATCTGGTCCGCCGGGACGAAGGGTGGGTGGTCCGGCGGATCCTGCCGGGCGACTCCTCCGACTCCAAGGCCCGTTCCCCGCTGGCGGGTACGGGCATCCGCGAGGGCGCCGTCCTCACCCATGTCGACGGCCGCCCGGTGGATCCGGTCGCGGGCCCGTTCCCGATGCTGTCGGCGGCGGGCGGTACGACGGTCGAGCTGACCTTCCGTACGGCGGACGGCGTCTCGGGCCCGCCCGGCTCGGCCGCCGCCTCCCGTCGGGTCGCGGTGGTCCCGCTGGTCGACGAGCGGCCGCTGCGCTACCAGGACTGGGTGGCCAAACGCCGGGGCGTCGTACGGGAGCTGAGCGGAGGGCGCTGCGGCTATCTGCACATCCCCGACATGGGCGGTTCGGGCTGGGCGCAGTTCAACCGGGACCTGCGGCTCGAGGTGTCCCGTCCGGCCCTGATCGTCGACGTCCGGGGCAACGCGGGCGGACATATCAGCGAGCTGGTGGTGGAGAACCTCACCCGCCGGATCATCGGCTGGGACCTCACCCGGGACGCCGAGCCCGTTTCGTACGCCTCCAACGCCCCGCGCGGTCCGGTCGTCGCGCTCGCGGACGAGGCGACCTCGTCGGACGGCGACATGATCACGGCCGCCTTCAAACTGCTGGGCATCGGGCCGGTGGTGGGGACCAGGACCTGGGGCGGGGTCGTCGGCATCACCGGGCGGCACCAACTGGGCGACGGGACCGTCATCACGGTACCGATGAACGCCGCCTGGTTCGACGGCTACGGCTGGTCGGTGGAGAACCATGGCGTGGAGCCCGATCTGGAGGCGCTGCGGACGCCGCTGGACTGGGCGGAGGGCCGTTTCGCGGGGCTGGACGATGCGGTACGGCTGGCGCTGGAGATGCTCGAGAAGCATCCGGCGGCGGCTCCGCCGGGCTACGGCGACGTCCCGGACCGCAGCCGCCCGCCGCTGCCGCCGAGGCCCGGGACGGGAGCCGGCTGA
- a CDS encoding LLM class F420-dependent oxidoreductase, which yields MTFTSDLGKLGRVGVWTILLRAAPGASALSTEHAETVAELDELGYGTLWIGGSPSLAEVAPVVAAERRIRVATGILSIWQHSAEDVAAGTARIEESAPGRFFLGLGVSHEKFTPRYAKPYSAMTSYLDALDAAPVPVPAGRRLLAALGPRMLGLSADRAAGAHPYLVTAGQTAEAREILGPDAILAPDLKVVLEPDLDRAREIARAGLAMYLELPSYLRSFERAGFTEADFANGGSDRLLDAVFALGDADRARERIREYLDAGADHVALNVMTGDPGALPRRQWRELAEALDLR from the coding sequence ATGACCTTCACTTCGGATCTTGGGAAGCTCGGCCGGGTCGGCGTCTGGACGATACTGCTGCGCGCGGCACCCGGCGCCTCGGCCCTGTCGACGGAGCACGCGGAGACCGTCGCCGAGCTGGACGAACTGGGTTACGGCACGCTGTGGATCGGCGGCAGCCCCTCCCTCGCGGAGGTCGCGCCGGTGGTGGCCGCCGAGCGCCGTATCCGGGTCGCGACGGGCATTCTGTCGATCTGGCAGCACTCCGCGGAGGATGTGGCGGCGGGCACGGCCCGTATCGAGGAGTCCGCGCCGGGCCGGTTCTTCCTCGGACTCGGTGTCAGCCACGAGAAGTTCACCCCGCGGTACGCGAAGCCCTACTCGGCGATGACCAGCTATCTCGACGCGCTGGACGCCGCCCCGGTACCGGTCCCGGCCGGGCGGCGGCTGCTGGCCGCGCTGGGGCCGAGGATGCTGGGGCTCTCCGCCGACCGGGCCGCCGGCGCCCACCCCTATCTGGTCACCGCCGGGCAGACGGCCGAGGCCAGGGAGATCCTGGGCCCGGACGCGATCCTCGCGCCCGATCTGAAGGTCGTACTGGAGCCCGACCTGGACCGGGCGCGGGAGATCGCCCGCGCGGGCCTCGCGATGTATCTGGAACTGCCCAGCTATCTGCGGAGCTTCGAGCGGGCCGGGTTCACGGAGGCGGACTTCGCGAACGGCGGCAGCGACCGGCTCCTGGACGCGGTCTTCGCGCTGGGCGATGCCGACCGGGCGCGGGAGCGGATCAGGGAGTATCTGGACGCGGGCGCCGACCATGTGGCGCTGAATGTGATGACTGGCGATCCGGGTGCCCTGCCCCGGCGGCAGTGGCGCGAGCTGGCGGAGGCGCTGGACCTGCGCTGA
- a CDS encoding alpha/beta fold hydrolase: MTRNRTNPAPRIRTAASADGTALHLEVHGPDDAPVIVLSHGWTCSTRFWSAQIEALSGEFRVVVYDQRGHGRTPMGRVSTERLADDLEAVLRAVLAPGEQAVVAGHSMGAMTVLAAAGRPALTEHAAAVLLCSTGASHLVEEATVVPGRRGPLRTGITRVILRSRLPLGPVTPLGLPVLRRVALSRAATREQVAACARIVHACARIPRAAWAQVLDTLDLTESVRALNAPAVVLVGSADRLCPPVHSHRIAANLPDCRGLVVLDGAGHMTPVEAPDAVTGQLRQLARTFLNRGDGQDPAGTASGNGSEAASEAGSGSASGSGSASESEAGGEKEAVA; encoded by the coding sequence ATGACCAGGAACCGCACGAACCCGGCGCCCCGGATCCGGACGGCCGCATCGGCCGACGGCACCGCCCTCCACCTCGAGGTCCACGGCCCCGACGACGCTCCCGTCATCGTCCTCTCGCACGGCTGGACCTGCTCCACCCGCTTCTGGTCCGCCCAGATCGAAGCGCTGTCCGGTGAGTTCCGTGTCGTCGTCTACGACCAGCGGGGCCATGGCCGCACGCCCATGGGCCGGGTCTCCACGGAACGCCTCGCCGACGACCTCGAAGCCGTACTCCGCGCCGTCCTCGCCCCCGGTGAACAGGCCGTCGTCGCCGGGCACTCCATGGGCGCCATGACGGTCCTGGCCGCCGCCGGCCGCCCCGCGCTCACCGAGCACGCCGCGGCGGTCCTGCTGTGCAGCACCGGCGCCTCCCACCTCGTCGAGGAGGCCACGGTCGTGCCCGGCCGGCGCGGCCCGCTGCGGACCGGTATCACCCGCGTGATCCTGCGGTCCCGGCTGCCGCTGGGACCGGTCACCCCGCTCGGCCTCCCCGTGCTGCGGCGCGTCGCCCTGAGCCGGGCCGCCACCCGTGAGCAGGTCGCCGCCTGCGCCCGGATCGTGCACGCCTGTGCCCGGATTCCCCGCGCGGCCTGGGCCCAGGTCCTCGACACCCTGGACCTGACGGAGTCCGTACGGGCCCTGAACGCCCCGGCGGTCGTCCTCGTGGGCAGCGCCGACCGGCTCTGCCCGCCCGTGCACTCCCACCGCATCGCCGCGAACCTGCCCGACTGCCGTGGACTCGTCGTCCTGGACGGCGCCGGGCATATGACCCCCGTCGAAGCGCCCGACGCCGTCACCGGGCAACTCCGGCAACTCGCCCGGACCTTCCTGAATCGCGGCGACGGCCAGGACCCGGCCGGGACCGCGTCCGGGAACGGGTCCGAGGCCGCGTCCGAGGCCGGGTCGGGCTCCGCGTCCGGGTCGGGCTCCGCGTCCGAGTCCGAGGCCGGGGGCGAGAAGGAGGCGGTGGCCTGA
- a CDS encoding flavin-containing monooxygenase, which translates to MDRQRQAHEGTERREERTGPPPGRPEPSHDPRPSSGAPRQPEHVRVAIVGSGFGGLGAAVRLRQEGITDFVVLERADAVGGTWRDNSYPGAACDVPSHLYSYSFAPNPDWKRAFSPQADIRAYTERVTEVFGLRPHLRLRHEVRRLTWDDDALLWRIETTGADFTADVVVSATGPLSDPSLPDVPGLDGFPGEVFHSSRWNHGTDLRGKRVAVIGTGASAVQIVPRIQPGAASLTVFQRTPPWVLPKLDRPITAAERLLHRHVPLTATARRTALWAVRELQVRSFTSGPGGLRPAEALARAHLARHIKDPGLRAALTPSYRMGCKRILLSNDYYPALTRPNTTVVASGLAEVRGSTLVADDGTTTEADVIVFGTGFRVTSMPVAERVFGADGASLAEAWDQGMRSLRGTAVDGFPNLLTIIGPNTGLGNSSMILMIESQLNYLADFLRQLRILGGRTALAARPEAVAAWGDFIERRLERSIWTTGNCRSWYLDRFGRNTTLWPGTTGEFRRLLREVDLGEYEIIRAPSPSAPSTPSTTAPAPEAAA; encoded by the coding sequence ATGGACCGGCAGCGGCAGGCGCACGAAGGTACGGAGCGACGGGAGGAGCGCACCGGGCCACCGCCGGGACGGCCCGAACCCTCCCACGATCCCCGGCCGTCGTCCGGGGCGCCCCGGCAGCCCGAACACGTCCGCGTCGCGATCGTCGGCTCCGGATTCGGCGGGCTCGGCGCCGCCGTGCGACTGCGCCAGGAGGGCATCACCGACTTCGTCGTCCTCGAACGCGCCGACGCGGTCGGCGGCACCTGGCGCGACAACAGCTATCCGGGCGCCGCCTGCGACGTCCCCTCCCACCTCTACTCGTACTCCTTCGCACCCAATCCCGACTGGAAGCGCGCCTTCTCGCCCCAGGCCGACATCCGCGCCTATACCGAGCGGGTGACGGAGGTCTTCGGCCTCCGCCCGCATCTCCGGCTCCGCCATGAGGTGCGCCGTCTGACCTGGGACGACGACGCGCTGCTCTGGCGCATCGAGACGACCGGCGCCGATTTCACCGCCGATGTCGTCGTCTCCGCCACCGGCCCGCTCTCCGACCCCAGCCTCCCCGATGTCCCGGGGCTCGACGGCTTCCCCGGCGAGGTCTTCCACTCCTCCCGCTGGAACCACGGCACCGATCTGCGCGGCAAACGCGTCGCCGTCATCGGTACGGGAGCCTCCGCCGTCCAGATCGTGCCCCGGATCCAGCCCGGGGCCGCGTCGCTCACCGTCTTCCAGCGCACCCCGCCCTGGGTGCTCCCCAAACTGGACCGGCCCATCACCGCGGCCGAACGGCTGCTGCACCGGCATGTCCCGCTGACCGCGACCGCCCGCCGCACCGCGCTCTGGGCCGTACGCGAACTGCAGGTGCGGTCCTTCACCAGCGGTCCCGGCGGGCTGCGCCCCGCCGAGGCCCTGGCCCGGGCCCATCTGGCCCGGCACATCAAGGACCCCGGGCTGCGGGCCGCCCTCACCCCCTCCTACCGCATGGGCTGCAAGCGGATCCTGCTCTCCAACGACTACTACCCGGCGCTGACCCGGCCGAATACGACCGTGGTGGCGTCCGGGCTCGCGGAGGTCCGCGGCTCCACCCTCGTCGCCGACGACGGCACCACGACCGAGGCGGACGTGATCGTCTTCGGTACCGGTTTCCGGGTCACCAGCATGCCGGTCGCCGAACGGGTCTTCGGCGCGGACGGGGCATCCCTGGCCGAGGCCTGGGACCAGGGCATGCGGTCGCTGCGCGGTACCGCCGTCGACGGCTTCCCCAATCTGCTGACGATCATCGGCCCCAATACGGGCCTGGGGAACTCCTCCATGATCCTGATGATCGAATCGCAGCTGAACTATCTGGCGGACTTCCTGCGCCAGCTACGGATCCTCGGCGGTCGCACCGCGCTCGCCGCCCGGCCCGAGGCGGTCGCCGCCTGGGGCGACTTCATCGAACGGCGCCTCGAGCGGAGCATCTGGACCACGGGCAACTGCCGGAGCTGGTACCTGGACCGGTTCGGCCGCAATACGACGCTCTGGCCCGGCACCACGGGCGAGTTCCGCCGGCTGCTGCGCGAGGTCGACCTCGGGGAGTACGAGATCATCCGCGCCCCCTCCCCCTCGGCACCGTCCACGCCGTCCACCACCGCGCCCGCCCCGGAGGCCGCCGCATGA